The Trinickia acidisoli genome includes a window with the following:
- a CDS encoding ABC transporter ATP-binding protein — protein sequence MTMNPLLTIRNLAVTFGGAPAVDGVTLAVAPGEVVGVVGESGSGKSVTMMALMGLIDAPGVVTADEITFDGKDLLKASAKARRKIVGKDIAMVFQDALTSLNPSYTVGYQIKEVLKLHEGLRGAALERRALELLDQVGIPDAKNRISAFPHQLSGGMNQRVMIAMAVACNPKLLIADEPTTALDVTIQAQIMDLLVKLQKERGMALVLISHDLAVVSQVAQRVAVMYAGEIIETNRVPDIFAQAHHPYTEALLAAIPEHNRGAKRLAALPGMVPGSDDRPTGCLFAPRCKYVVDDCRKGRPALDPLDPHDPHDPHDPHGALTRVRCIKPLNLDAIRSNPIQHGGA from the coding sequence ATGACCATGAACCCTCTATTGACCATCCGCAACTTGGCGGTCACGTTCGGCGGCGCACCGGCCGTCGACGGGGTGACCTTGGCGGTCGCGCCCGGCGAGGTCGTCGGCGTTGTCGGCGAATCCGGCTCGGGCAAGAGCGTGACGATGATGGCGCTGATGGGCCTCATCGACGCGCCCGGTGTCGTGACCGCCGACGAGATCACCTTCGACGGTAAAGATCTGCTGAAAGCGTCGGCGAAAGCGCGTCGAAAGATCGTGGGCAAGGACATCGCCATGGTGTTTCAAGACGCGCTGACGAGCCTGAACCCGAGCTATACCGTCGGCTACCAAATCAAGGAAGTGCTGAAGTTGCACGAGGGGTTGCGCGGCGCGGCGCTCGAACGACGCGCGCTCGAACTGCTCGACCAGGTCGGCATCCCCGATGCGAAGAACCGTATCTCGGCGTTCCCGCACCAGCTTTCGGGCGGGATGAATCAGCGCGTGATGATCGCGATGGCCGTCGCCTGCAACCCGAAGCTGTTGATCGCGGACGAGCCGACGACGGCGCTCGACGTGACGATCCAAGCGCAGATCATGGATCTGCTCGTCAAGCTGCAGAAGGAGCGCGGCATGGCGCTCGTGCTGATTTCCCACGATTTGGCTGTCGTCTCGCAAGTGGCGCAGCGCGTGGCGGTCATGTACGCGGGCGAAATCATCGAAACGAATCGTGTGCCGGACATCTTTGCGCAGGCCCATCATCCGTACACGGAGGCGCTGCTGGCCGCCATTCCCGAGCACAACCGCGGCGCCAAACGTCTCGCGGCGCTGCCCGGGATGGTGCCGGGCAGCGACGACCGGCCGACCGGCTGCCTGTTCGCGCCGCGCTGCAAGTACGTCGTCGACGATTGCCGCAAGGGCCGGCCCGCGCTCGATCCGCTCGATCCGCACGATCCGCACGATCCGCACGATCCGCACGGTGCGCTTACGCGCGTGCGCTGCATCAAACCGCTCAACCTCGATGCGATCCGCTCGAACCCGATCCAGCACGGAGGCGCCTGA
- a CDS encoding ABC transporter permease subunit, with translation MADIQNTVPQSVTPPSGRALALREFWSNFSRNRGAVAAGIVVLVLVLIAIFAPLIAPHSPIEQYRDYVKIPPAWLAGGNWKFVLGTDEAGRDILSRLMFGARMSFWIGCVSVVLALIPGIVLGLCAAFFGWADTPIMRAMDVLLALPSLLLAVAVVAIIGPGLANTMFAIAIVALPGYVRLTRASAQGELQKEYVTASRVAGAGKPRLMFSQVLPNCAAPLIVQATLGFSSAILDAAALGFLGLGVQPPTAEWGAMLASARDYIDNAWWIVTMPGMAILISVLAINLLGDGLRDALDPKLKRMA, from the coding sequence ATGGCAGACATTCAAAACACGGTTCCTCAAAGCGTCACACCGCCCAGCGGGCGCGCTCTTGCGCTGCGCGAGTTCTGGAGCAACTTCTCGCGCAATCGCGGCGCCGTGGCGGCCGGCATCGTCGTGCTCGTGCTCGTGCTCATCGCGATCTTCGCGCCGCTCATCGCGCCGCACAGCCCCATCGAGCAGTATCGCGACTACGTCAAGATTCCGCCCGCCTGGCTCGCCGGCGGCAATTGGAAGTTCGTGCTCGGCACCGACGAAGCCGGCCGCGACATCTTGTCCCGTCTGATGTTCGGCGCGCGCATGTCGTTCTGGATCGGCTGCGTGTCGGTCGTGCTCGCGCTGATTCCGGGCATCGTGCTCGGCTTGTGCGCGGCGTTCTTCGGCTGGGCCGACACGCCGATCATGCGGGCGATGGACGTGCTGCTTGCGCTGCCCTCGCTGCTGCTCGCGGTGGCCGTCGTCGCGATCATCGGCCCCGGTCTCGCGAATACGATGTTCGCGATCGCGATCGTCGCGCTGCCCGGCTACGTGCGCTTGACGCGTGCTTCGGCGCAGGGCGAGCTACAGAAGGAGTACGTGACCGCTTCGCGCGTGGCCGGCGCCGGCAAGCCACGGCTCATGTTCTCCCAAGTGCTGCCCAACTGCGCAGCGCCGCTGATCGTGCAGGCGACGCTCGGGTTTTCGTCCGCGATTCTCGATGCGGCCGCGCTCGGCTTCCTCGGCCTCGGCGTGCAGCCGCCGACGGCGGAGTGGGGCGCGATGCTCGCGTCGGCGCGCGACTACATCGACAATGCCTGGTGGATCGTGACGATGCCGGGTATGGCGATTCTCATTTCGGTGCTCGCGATCAATCTGCTCGGCGACGGGCTGCGCGATGCGCTCGATCCGAAACTGAAACGGATGGCATGA
- a CDS encoding peptide ABC transporter ATP-binding protein, translated as MNAVPEVSRAPRHEDDLVLIAERLTKHYPVRRGMFGQGTIKALNGVSFSLVRGKTLAVVGESGCGKSTLARQLTMIEPPTSGRLLIEGVDVAGAEGDKLAQLRRRVQMVFQNPFASLNPRKTVEQTLSEPLVINTPMSTAERASRVAQMMRTVGLRPEHAKRYPHMFSGGQRQRIAIARAMILDPRIVVADEPVSALDVSIQAQILNLFMDLQEQFKTSYVFISHNLAVVEHIADDVVVMYFGAVAELGDKKTIFAKPRHPYTRSLMSATPAIFEAERRTQIKLQGEMPSPLDPPSGCTFHQRCPYAIERCRVEEPMLRDVDGRLVSCHRAEEVGDADG; from the coding sequence ATGAACGCAGTACCGGAAGTTTCGCGCGCGCCGCGGCATGAAGATGACCTCGTGCTGATCGCCGAGCGGCTGACCAAGCATTACCCCGTACGGCGCGGCATGTTCGGCCAAGGTACGATCAAGGCGCTGAACGGCGTGTCGTTTTCGCTCGTGCGCGGCAAGACGCTCGCTGTCGTCGGCGAGTCGGGATGCGGCAAATCGACGCTCGCCCGCCAATTGACGATGATCGAGCCGCCCACCTCGGGCAGGCTGCTGATCGAAGGCGTTGACGTTGCCGGCGCCGAAGGCGACAAGCTCGCGCAACTGCGGCGGCGCGTGCAGATGGTGTTCCAAAACCCGTTTGCGTCGCTCAACCCGCGCAAGACGGTCGAGCAGACGCTGTCCGAGCCGCTCGTCATCAACACGCCGATGAGCACTGCCGAGCGCGCGAGCCGCGTGGCGCAGATGATGCGCACCGTCGGCTTGCGTCCGGAGCACGCGAAACGTTATCCGCACATGTTTTCTGGCGGACAAAGGCAGCGCATTGCGATTGCTCGTGCGATGATTCTGGATCCGCGCATCGTGGTGGCCGACGAGCCCGTTTCGGCGCTCGACGTTTCCATTCAGGCCCAGATCCTGAATCTGTTTATGGACCTGCAAGAGCAGTTCAAGACGAGCTACGTCTTTATTTCGCACAACTTGGCCGTCGTCGAGCACATTGCCGACGACGTAGTGGTCATGTATTTCGGCGCCGTGGCTGAACTCGGCGACAAAAAGACGATTTTCGCCAAGCCTCGCCATCCGTACACGCGCTCGTTGATGTCGGCCACGCCGGCCATCTTCGAGGCCGAGCGGCGCACGCAGATCAAGCTGCAAGGCGAAATGCCGTCGCCGCTCGATCCGCCCTCGGGCTGCACGTTTCATCAGCGCTGCCCGTACGCGATCGAGCGGTGTCGCGTGGAGGAGCCGATGTTGCGCGACGTGGACGGCCGGCTCGTGTCGTGCCACCGCGCCGAGGAAGTGGGGGATGCGGATGGCTGA
- a CDS encoding ABC transporter permease subunit — translation MFRFALRRIGMVIPTFIGITILAFALIHLIPGDPIEVMMGERGVDPAMHAAALHRLGLDEPLPLQYIHYVWRALHGNLGESIITNTSVMSEFLARFPATVELSICAMLFALVIGLPAGVIAALKRGTVVDHGVMGTALAGYSMPIFWWGLILIMLFSVSLGWTPVSGRIAVEYDIPHVTGFMLIDALLAPDEGSFKSAVSHLILPAIVLGTIPLAVIARMTRSSMLEVLREDYIRTARAKGLSPVRVIVVHALRNALIPVVTVIGLQVGTLLAGAVLTETLFSWPGIGKWLIDAISRRDYPVVQGGILMIATLVIVVNLCVDLLYGVLNPRIRHTR, via the coding sequence ATGTTCCGATTCGCTTTACGCCGCATCGGGATGGTGATACCGACGTTCATCGGCATCACGATTCTGGCCTTTGCGCTCATCCACCTGATCCCCGGCGACCCCATCGAAGTGATGATGGGCGAGCGCGGCGTCGATCCGGCCATGCATGCTGCCGCCCTGCACCGGCTCGGACTCGACGAGCCGCTGCCGCTGCAGTACATCCACTACGTGTGGCGCGCGCTGCACGGCAACCTCGGCGAATCGATCATTACGAACACGAGCGTAATGAGCGAATTTCTCGCGCGCTTTCCGGCCACCGTCGAGCTGTCGATTTGCGCGATGCTGTTCGCGCTCGTCATCGGCCTGCCGGCCGGCGTGATCGCCGCGCTCAAGCGCGGCACCGTGGTCGATCACGGCGTGATGGGCACGGCGCTCGCCGGCTATTCGATGCCGATCTTCTGGTGGGGCCTCATCCTCATCATGCTGTTCTCCGTCTCGCTGGGTTGGACGCCGGTGTCGGGCCGCATCGCCGTCGAGTACGACATTCCGCACGTCACCGGCTTCATGCTGATCGACGCGCTGCTCGCCCCCGACGAGGGCTCGTTCAAGTCGGCCGTGAGCCACCTGATTCTGCCCGCGATCGTGCTCGGCACGATTCCGCTGGCCGTCATCGCGCGCATGACGCGCTCGTCGATGCTCGAGGTGCTGCGCGAGGACTACATCCGCACGGCACGCGCCAAGGGGCTCTCGCCCGTGCGCGTGATCGTCGTGCACGCGCTGCGCAACGCGCTGATTCCCGTCGTGACCGTGATCGGTCTCCAGGTCGGCACCTTGCTCGCGGGCGCGGTGCTGACCGAAACGCTGTTCTCGTGGCCGGGCATCGGCAAATGGCTCATCGATGCGATCAGCCGGCGCGACTATCCGGTCGTGCAAGGCGGCATCTTGATGATCGCGACGCTCGTGATCGTCGTGAACCTCTGCGTCGATTTGCTCTACGGCGTGCTCAATCCCCGCATTCGCCACACGCGCTAA
- a CDS encoding ABC transporter substrate-binding protein, giving the protein MMRNKLLRAVRLSAIAAAAVTVSLGATISHAADIPNKTLVYCSEGSPAGFDPAQYTTGTDFTANTFTVYNRLVEFKRGSTEIEPGLAQSWDVSPDGKVYTFHLRHGVKFQTTDYFKPTRDFDADDVVFTFERMLDPNEPFHKAYPVQFPYFTDMGLDKLITKVEKVDPYTVRFTLKEVNAPFIQNMAMEFASILSKEYADQLMKEGKASDINQKPLGTGPFIFKSYTKDATIRFVGNPDYWKPGVVKLKNLIFSITTDASVRAQKLKRDECQVMSYPNPADIADLKKDPDIAMPSQAGFNLGYLAYNVTHKPLDNVDVRRALDMAINKQAIIQSVYQGAGQPAKAPMPPTQWSYDGNLQMASYDPAKAKAVLAKAGFPNGFEITLWAMPVQRPYNPNAKLMAEMIQSDWAKIGVKAKIVTYEWGEYIKRAHAGEDDSMMIGWSGDNGDPDNWLGTLLGCEAVNGNNFSKWCYKPFDDLIQKGRTTTGQPARTKIYTQAQQIFAQQLPFSPIAHSTIYQPMTKNVVDMRIDPLGYARFDGVSLK; this is encoded by the coding sequence ATGATGCGAAACAAACTGTTGCGCGCGGTGCGATTGAGCGCGATCGCGGCCGCCGCCGTGACGGTATCGCTGGGTGCGACGATCTCGCACGCGGCCGACATTCCCAACAAAACCCTCGTTTATTGCTCCGAGGGCAGTCCTGCCGGTTTCGACCCCGCGCAATACACGACGGGCACCGATTTCACCGCCAATACCTTCACCGTCTACAACCGTCTCGTCGAATTCAAGCGCGGCAGCACGGAGATCGAGCCGGGGCTCGCGCAGTCATGGGACGTGTCGCCCGACGGCAAGGTCTATACGTTCCATCTTCGTCATGGCGTGAAATTCCAAACGACGGACTACTTCAAGCCGACGCGCGATTTCGACGCGGATGACGTCGTGTTCACCTTCGAGCGCATGCTCGATCCGAATGAGCCGTTCCACAAAGCCTATCCGGTGCAGTTCCCGTACTTCACCGACATGGGCCTCGACAAGCTGATCACGAAGGTCGAAAAAGTCGACCCCTACACCGTGCGCTTCACGCTCAAGGAAGTGAACGCGCCGTTCATCCAGAACATGGCGATGGAGTTCGCGTCGATTCTGTCGAAGGAATACGCCGATCAGCTCATGAAGGAAGGCAAGGCGTCCGACATCAATCAAAAGCCGCTCGGCACCGGGCCCTTCATCTTCAAGAGCTACACGAAGGACGCGACGATCCGCTTCGTCGGCAACCCCGATTATTGGAAGCCGGGCGTCGTGAAGCTGAAGAACCTGATTTTCTCGATCACGACGGATGCGAGCGTGCGCGCGCAAAAGCTCAAGCGCGACGAATGCCAGGTCATGAGCTATCCGAATCCGGCCGATATCGCCGATTTGAAGAAGGACCCGGATATCGCGATGCCGTCGCAGGCGGGCTTCAATCTCGGCTACCTGGCATACAACGTCACGCATAAGCCGCTCGACAACGTCGACGTGCGCCGTGCGCTCGACATGGCCATCAACAAGCAGGCCATCATTCAGTCCGTCTACCAAGGCGCGGGCCAACCGGCGAAGGCGCCGATGCCGCCGACGCAATGGTCGTACGACGGCAACCTGCAAATGGCGTCCTACGATCCGGCCAAGGCGAAGGCGGTGCTCGCGAAGGCCGGCTTTCCGAACGGTTTCGAGATCACGTTGTGGGCCATGCCCGTGCAGCGGCCGTACAACCCGAACGCGAAGCTGATGGCCGAGATGATCCAGTCCGATTGGGCGAAGATCGGCGTGAAGGCGAAGATCGTCACGTATGAATGGGGCGAGTACATCAAGCGCGCGCACGCGGGCGAAGACGACTCGATGATGATCGGCTGGAGCGGCGACAACGGCGATCCCGACAACTGGCTCGGCACGCTGCTCGGCTGCGAGGCCGTGAACGGGAACAACTTCTCGAAGTGGTGCTACAAACCGTTCGACGATCTGATCCAGAAGGGCCGCACGACCACCGGCCAGCCGGCGCGCACGAAGATCTACACGCAGGCGCAGCAGATCTTCGCGCAGCAACTGCCGTTCTCGCCGATCGCGCACTCCACCATCTATCAGCCGATGACCAAGAACGTCGTCGATATGCGCATCGACCCGCTCGGCTATGCCCGCTTCGACGGCGTCAGCCTGAAGTAA